In Aeromicrobium marinum DSM 15272, one genomic interval encodes:
- a CDS encoding peptidoglycan D,D-transpeptidase FtsI family protein, translated as MTRRQVLTRRRLRFGLVVIMVMFAVFGVRLLQIQGFDTSAYAAMASDAGTRSTLVPAERGEILDRNGVPLASSVSGLTLTADPQLTAENAPEIASILREQLGDQIDYFATIDQLRTPDSRFVYLVKDIPAWSAEQALTALREAGLAGVFSEKESLRTYPAGSLAANLLGYLNDEGNGVAGLEQQYQDRLAGTDGTSTDVVSPTGQRIPLADSDVVAMVPGEDVVTTIDRDLQWYADQRLAEAVQGAGADWGLAVTMDVRTCEIVQLSQVPTFDADTRSDMNDSRTVARSLQTVYEPGSVMKTITMAALADQGKIAPETPIVVPGGMVIDNFPIGDYWEHGTLQLTAAGVVAKSSNLGTIVAAQQMDDATMHDYLTRFGFGQPSGVDLPGESAGILADHAGWTRANHATISFGQGISVTAMQVVRAVGAIANAGSICEPTVVAGFQDAEGHRTDAPVDEPRQIISTEAARQVTRMMEAVTADDGTAPAAQIPGYRVAGKTGTAWRVDPATGRYIRGQNTVSFVGFAPADAPRFLTYIVLDRPHSNAGGGSTAAPVFHDIMSMALERFGVVPTGAPSPVVPQEW; from the coding sequence GTGACCCGCCGGCAGGTGCTGACCCGGCGCCGCCTGCGTTTCGGTCTCGTCGTGATCATGGTGATGTTCGCGGTGTTCGGGGTCCGGCTCCTGCAGATCCAGGGCTTCGACACCAGCGCCTACGCCGCCATGGCGTCCGACGCGGGGACCCGCTCCACCCTCGTCCCTGCCGAGCGGGGCGAGATCCTGGACCGCAACGGGGTCCCGCTCGCGAGCAGCGTCAGCGGACTGACCCTCACCGCCGACCCGCAGCTGACGGCCGAGAACGCCCCCGAGATCGCCAGCATCCTGCGGGAGCAGCTCGGTGACCAGATCGACTACTTCGCCACGATCGACCAGCTGCGCACGCCGGACTCGCGGTTCGTCTACCTCGTCAAGGACATCCCGGCTTGGTCGGCCGAGCAGGCGCTGACCGCACTGCGGGAGGCCGGCCTGGCCGGTGTCTTCAGCGAGAAGGAGAGCCTGCGCACCTACCCGGCCGGTTCGCTCGCCGCGAACCTGCTCGGCTACCTCAACGACGAGGGCAACGGCGTCGCCGGGTTGGAGCAGCAGTACCAGGACCGGCTCGCGGGCACCGACGGCACCAGCACCGACGTCGTCTCGCCCACGGGTCAGCGCATCCCGCTCGCCGACAGCGACGTCGTCGCGATGGTGCCCGGTGAGGACGTCGTCACGACGATCGACCGCGACCTGCAGTGGTACGCCGACCAGCGCCTGGCCGAGGCCGTGCAGGGGGCGGGGGCCGACTGGGGCCTGGCCGTGACGATGGACGTCCGGACCTGCGAGATCGTGCAGCTCTCCCAGGTGCCGACGTTCGACGCCGACACGCGGTCGGACATGAACGACTCCCGCACCGTGGCCAGGAGCCTGCAGACGGTGTACGAGCCCGGCTCGGTGATGAAGACGATCACCATGGCGGCGCTCGCCGACCAGGGCAAAATCGCCCCCGAGACACCGATCGTCGTCCCCGGCGGCATGGTGATCGACAACTTCCCCATCGGCGACTACTGGGAGCACGGCACCCTGCAGCTCACCGCCGCCGGGGTCGTCGCCAAGTCGTCCAACCTCGGCACCATCGTGGCGGCCCAGCAGATGGACGACGCCACCATGCACGACTACCTGACCCGGTTCGGGTTCGGTCAGCCCAGCGGGGTGGACCTGCCCGGCGAGTCGGCCGGCATCCTGGCCGACCACGCCGGGTGGACCCGCGCGAACCACGCCACCATCTCGTTCGGGCAGGGCATCTCGGTGACGGCGATGCAGGTGGTGCGGGCGGTCGGCGCCATCGCCAATGCCGGCTCGATCTGCGAGCCGACCGTGGTCGCGGGGTTCCAGGACGCCGAGGGTCACCGGACGGACGCGCCGGTCGACGAGCCGCGCCAGATCATCTCCACCGAGGCCGCCCGACAGGTGACCCGGATGATGGAGGCGGTGACCGCTGACGACGGCACTGCGCCGGCGGCCCAGATCCCCGGGTACCGCGTGGCCGGCAAGACCGGCACCGCGTGGCGCGTGGACCCGGCCACCGGCCGCTACATCAGGGGCCAGAACACGGTCTCGTTCGTCGGGTTCGCCCCGGCCGACGCGCCCCGCTTCCTCACCTACATCGTGCTGGACCGGCCGCACTCCAACGCCGGCGGTGGCTCCACGGCCGCCCCGGTGTTCCACGACATCATGTCGATGGCGCTGGAGCGGTTCGGCGTCGTGCCGACGGGCGCGCCGAGTCCCGTGGTGCCGCAGGAGTGGTGA
- the rsmH gene encoding 16S rRNA (cytosine(1402)-N(4))-methyltransferase RsmH, with the protein MNGHVGDGHTRPSHVPVALDRVLDLLAPAVEAAGEAAVVVDTTLGLGGHTAAMLQRFPDLRVVGIDRDPDALRLAAERLADVAGRVTLVHAVYDRIADALDEAGVERVDGVLFDLGVSSMQLDVGERGFAYAQDAPLDMRMDPTTGITAAEVLNTYAAGDLARVLRTYGEEKFARRIADAVVAERDEHPFDTSPRLVDLVRRSIPAAARRTGGNPAKRTFQALRIEVNDELGAYERALPAALSALRPGGRVVVLAYHSLEDRITKRTFARITTTQVPRDLPFVPAGHAAEFRSLTRGAELASPAEIDENPRAQSVRLRAVERIAA; encoded by the coding sequence ATGAACGGACACGTGGGGGACGGGCACACCCGCCCCTCCCACGTGCCGGTGGCGCTGGACCGGGTGCTGGACCTGCTCGCGCCCGCCGTCGAGGCCGCCGGGGAGGCTGCCGTCGTCGTCGACACGACGCTGGGGCTCGGCGGGCACACCGCGGCGATGCTGCAGCGGTTCCCCGACCTGCGGGTCGTGGGCATCGACCGTGACCCGGACGCCCTGCGGCTGGCGGCCGAACGGCTGGCCGACGTCGCCGGACGGGTGACCCTGGTCCACGCCGTCTACGACCGGATCGCGGACGCGCTCGACGAGGCCGGCGTCGAGCGGGTCGACGGTGTCCTGTTCGACCTCGGTGTCTCCTCGATGCAGCTCGACGTGGGGGAGCGGGGCTTCGCGTACGCCCAGGACGCGCCGCTGGACATGCGGATGGACCCGACGACCGGCATCACGGCGGCCGAGGTGCTCAACACCTACGCGGCCGGTGACCTGGCCCGGGTGCTGCGCACCTACGGCGAGGAGAAGTTCGCCCGCCGGATCGCCGACGCGGTCGTGGCCGAGCGGGACGAGCACCCCTTCGACACCAGCCCGCGACTGGTCGACCTGGTCCGCCGGTCGATCCCTGCGGCAGCGCGCCGGACCGGCGGCAACCCCGCCAAGCGGACCTTCCAGGCCCTGCGCATCGAGGTCAACGACGAGCTGGGCGCGTACGAGCGGGCGCTGCCGGCGGCGCTCTCGGCGCTGAGGCCGGGCGGGCGGGTCGTCGTGCTGGCCTACCACTCGCTGGAGGACCGCATCACGAAGCGGACCTTCGCCCGCATCACGACCACCCAGGTGCCCCGGGACCTGCCCTTCGTCCCGGCCGGTCATGCCGCCGAGTTCCGGTCCCTGACCCGGGGAGCCGAGCTCGCGTCACCCGCCGAGATCGACGAGAACCCCCGCGCGCAGTCGGTCCGGCTGCGCGCCGTCGAGAGGATCGCCGCATGA
- the mraZ gene encoding division/cell wall cluster transcriptional repressor MraZ, whose product MNVDVANFFGTFTPRLDEKGRLFLPAKFRPRLEHGVVLTRGQENCIYGWTPESFSSFTDRVRDTPFTNKQARNFFRMLFSGASSEVPDKQGRIAIPPVLREWAQLGRECAVVGAMDRIEIWDLERWTEFSAGQEEAFSDMSDEVMPGIF is encoded by the coding sequence ATGAACGTCGACGTGGCCAACTTCTTCGGCACCTTCACCCCGCGCCTGGACGAGAAGGGTCGGCTCTTCCTGCCGGCGAAGTTCCGGCCGCGGCTGGAGCACGGCGTGGTGCTGACCCGCGGCCAGGAGAACTGCATCTACGGGTGGACCCCGGAGTCGTTCAGCTCCTTCACCGACCGGGTGCGCGACACCCCCTTCACCAACAAGCAGGCACGCAACTTCTTCCGGATGCTGTTCTCCGGCGCCTCCTCGGAGGTCCCGGACAAGCAGGGCCGCATCGCGATCCCGCCGGTCCTGCGCGAGTGGGCCCAGCTCGGCCGCGAGTGCGCCGTCGTCGGGGCCATGGACCGGATCGAGATCTGGGACCTCGAGCGCTGGACCGAGTTCTCGGCCGGCCAGGAGGAGGCCTTCTCCGACATGTCCGACGAGGTGATGCCCGGGATCTTCTGA
- a CDS encoding DUF3040 domain-containing protein — protein sequence MPLSDEEARLLQQLEQSLAEEDPDFASTLRGSVFAARNRRVAVLGVLGFLGGIGLLFGGAVAALTWLGVIGFLLMLGSAYVVVGAWKRGALTAEDPRPATSGSSPGKPSGSFVDRMEERWQRRQDGDNS from the coding sequence GTGCCGCTCTCTGACGAAGAAGCCCGCCTGCTCCAGCAGCTGGAGCAGTCCTTGGCCGAGGAGGATCCCGACTTCGCCTCGACCCTGCGCGGATCGGTCTTTGCCGCGCGCAACCGTCGCGTGGCGGTGCTCGGCGTCCTGGGCTTCCTCGGTGGGATCGGCCTGCTCTTCGGCGGTGCCGTGGCGGCACTCACCTGGCTGGGCGTCATCGGATTCCTCCTCATGCTCGGGTCGGCCTACGTCGTCGTCGGTGCGTGGAAGCGCGGAGCGCTCACCGCGGAGGACCCGCGTCCGGCCACGTCCGGCAGCTCGCCCGGCAAGCCGTCGGGATCCTTCGTCGACCGCATGGAGGAGCGTTGGCAGCGCCGTCAGGACGGCGACAACAGCTGA
- a CDS encoding class I SAM-dependent methyltransferase codes for MGPVRLDVVWQAVLDVVAAGPSGSLRVVDLGGGTGADAVRLARLGHRLTVVDSSPDALASLHRRSVEAGVEDLVTAVAGDLEDLGAAVPDGEADLVLCHGVLEHVDRPATVLSAVPAMLRPGGLLSVLVPGRNAAVLTRAMAGDLAAASRLHDRSAADWDLRRDGPRRFVTAEVEALVGGCGLSVVRHVGRRVVSDLVPSTVVDGDAAQRAALMDLERLLGASEDFTAFSGGLQTIARLDLSQSSPPGGNRAAL; via the coding sequence ATGGGTCCCGTTCGTCTCGACGTGGTCTGGCAGGCCGTGCTCGACGTCGTCGCCGCCGGCCCGTCCGGCAGCCTCCGGGTGGTCGATCTCGGCGGCGGCACGGGTGCCGACGCCGTCCGGCTGGCCCGGCTGGGGCACCGCCTCACGGTCGTCGACTCCAGTCCCGACGCACTCGCCTCGCTGCACCGGCGTTCGGTCGAGGCCGGTGTCGAGGACCTGGTCACCGCCGTGGCGGGCGACCTCGAGGACCTCGGTGCGGCCGTCCCCGACGGTGAGGCGGACCTGGTGCTGTGCCACGGGGTGCTCGAGCACGTCGACCGGCCGGCCACCGTGCTGTCGGCCGTCCCGGCCATGCTGCGTCCCGGCGGCCTGCTCAGCGTCCTGGTCCCGGGGCGCAACGCCGCGGTGCTCACCCGGGCCATGGCCGGCGACCTCGCCGCGGCGAGCCGCCTGCACGACCGGTCGGCCGCCGACTGGGACCTGCGCCGCGACGGTCCCCGACGATTCGTGACCGCCGAGGTCGAGGCGCTGGTGGGCGGGTGCGGGTTGTCGGTCGTCCGGCACGTCGGTCGACGCGTCGTGAGTGACCTGGTGCCCAGTACCGTGGTCGACGGGGACGCCGCACAACGCGCCGCCCTGATGGACCTCGAGCGGCTGCTGGGGGCCTCGGAGGATTTCACGGCGTTCTCCGGTGGCTTGCAGACGATCGCCCGCCTAGACTTGAGCCAGAGTTCACCACCAGGAGGCAACCGTGCCGCTCTCTGA
- a CDS encoding phytoene desaturase family protein produces MARVVVVGGGFAGLSAAARLAKLHHDVTLLDAADRLGGGLHGIEIDGARWPLHPELVTLPGVFRDLFRKSGRPMDRTLGLEPAPGRRHVFADGEVLDLPMGRRADQHDAVTAAFGQDDWSTWVDGQDQVWEVLRRHSLDVVLTGPDAFDRDARRVLRPRRPVGKLAARDLADARLAKVILDPIRLDGLDRRSTPGFLAVSHYVERTFGRWRFEGGWPGLAAALEQRLVERKVTVETGQHVHRVVLDGPDGGVTAVETADGRWPADVVVWCNRTVPDGLDAPRDMPVVPASRTFLELAEDPPELAVETLVHANPPIRVHSSGDRRWTLAHRSGENVLVALARFGLDLRELVVVRHDLKPIDLVPLGHEGWTWTGWSSMFDRPGVGPARGVYHAGSHAHPGPRLEQIGMATAAVAAHIGAAPR; encoded by the coding sequence ATGGCTCGAGTCGTGGTGGTGGGTGGTGGGTTCGCCGGACTCTCGGCCGCCGCGCGACTCGCCAAGCTGCACCACGACGTGACACTGCTCGACGCGGCGGACCGGCTCGGCGGCGGTCTGCACGGCATCGAGATCGACGGCGCACGGTGGCCGCTGCACCCCGAGCTGGTGACCCTTCCCGGCGTGTTCCGCGACCTGTTCCGCAAGTCCGGGCGGCCCATGGACCGCACGCTCGGGCTGGAGCCGGCGCCCGGTCGGCGCCATGTCTTCGCGGACGGCGAGGTCCTCGACCTCCCGATGGGGCGCCGGGCCGACCAGCACGACGCCGTCACCGCGGCGTTCGGGCAGGACGACTGGTCGACATGGGTCGACGGGCAGGACCAGGTGTGGGAGGTGCTGCGCCGCCACAGCCTCGACGTCGTCCTCACCGGACCCGACGCCTTCGACCGCGACGCCCGACGCGTCCTGCGACCTCGTCGCCCGGTGGGCAAGCTGGCGGCCCGGGACCTCGCCGACGCCCGGCTCGCCAAGGTGATCCTCGACCCGATCCGGCTCGACGGGCTCGACCGCCGCTCGACCCCCGGGTTCCTGGCCGTGAGCCACTACGTCGAGCGAACCTTCGGCCGCTGGCGGTTCGAGGGCGGATGGCCCGGGCTGGCCGCGGCCCTCGAGCAGCGTCTGGTCGAGCGCAAGGTCACGGTCGAGACCGGCCAGCACGTGCACCGGGTCGTCCTGGACGGGCCCGACGGCGGTGTCACGGCGGTCGAGACCGCCGACGGACGGTGGCCGGCCGACGTCGTGGTGTGGTGCAACCGCACGGTGCCCGATGGCCTCGACGCCCCTCGAGACATGCCGGTCGTCCCGGCCTCACGCACCTTCCTCGAACTCGCGGAGGACCCGCCCGAGCTCGCCGTCGAGACCCTCGTCCACGCGAACCCGCCCATCCGCGTGCACTCCAGCGGCGACCGCCGCTGGACGCTGGCGCACCGCAGCGGGGAGAACGTGCTCGTCGCCCTCGCCCGGTTCGGACTCGACCTGCGCGAGCTCGTCGTGGTCCGGCACGACCTGAAACCGATCGACCTCGTGCCGCTGGGCCACGAGGGATGGACCTGGACCGGGTGGAGCTCGATGTTCGACCGGCCCGGGGTGGGGCCGGCGCGCGGCGTCTACCACGCCGGCTCCCACGCCCACCCCGGTCCGCGCCTGGAGCAGATCGGCATGGCCACCGCGGCGGTCGCGGCGCACATCGGTGCCGCGCCCCGTTGA
- the metF gene encoding methylenetetrahydrofolate reductase [NAD(P)H]: protein MPHDDRSLLEQLRDQRPTVSFEFFPPKDDDGEQLLWTTIAELEPYDPTFVSVTYGAGGSSRERTVRITARIAEQTSMRPVGHLTLVRQSREEIAEVLQQYADAGVSHVLALRGDPPGGPRADWEPHPGGMDYAIELVELAHEIGGFSVGVAAFPEGHPDAPDLDEDARVLALKAGAGAEFAITQLFFRASDYFELVDRVRAQGSDIPIVPGIMPILNFAQVARMAELSGAAMPAEVLAQIEPIADDKPAVRARGIALATQLCRDLIAGGAPGLHFMTLNRSSATREIFEALRGEGLV, encoded by the coding sequence GTGCCGCACGACGACCGCTCCCTGCTGGAGCAACTACGGGATCAGCGTCCGACCGTCTCCTTCGAGTTCTTCCCCCCGAAGGACGACGACGGCGAGCAGCTGCTCTGGACCACCATCGCCGAGCTCGAGCCCTACGACCCGACCTTCGTCTCGGTCACCTACGGGGCGGGCGGCTCCAGCCGTGAGCGCACGGTCCGCATCACGGCACGCATCGCCGAGCAGACGTCGATGCGGCCGGTCGGACACCTCACCCTGGTCCGCCAGAGCCGCGAGGAGATCGCCGAGGTGCTGCAGCAGTACGCCGACGCGGGCGTCTCCCACGTGCTGGCGCTGCGTGGCGACCCGCCGGGCGGACCGCGTGCGGACTGGGAGCCCCACCCGGGCGGCATGGACTACGCGATCGAGCTGGTCGAGCTCGCCCACGAGATCGGTGGGTTCAGCGTGGGGGTCGCGGCGTTCCCCGAGGGCCACCCCGACGCGCCCGACCTGGACGAGGACGCCCGTGTCCTGGCGCTGAAGGCCGGCGCCGGCGCCGAGTTCGCGATCACCCAGCTGTTCTTCCGCGCCTCGGACTACTTCGAGCTGGTCGACCGGGTCCGCGCCCAGGGCTCGGACATCCCGATCGTCCCGGGCATCATGCCGATCCTCAACTTCGCCCAGGTGGCCCGGATGGCCGAGCTGTCCGGCGCGGCGATGCCCGCCGAGGTGCTTGCGCAGATCGAGCCGATCGCCGACGACAAGCCGGCCGTGCGGGCCCGCGGCATCGCGCTGGCCACGCAGCTGTGCCGTGACCTGATCGCCGGGGGAGCCCCGGGTCTGCACTTCATGACGCTCAACCGGTCGAGCGCCACCCGTGAGATCTTCGAGGCGCTCCGCGGCGAGGGACTGGTCTGA
- a CDS encoding polyprenyl synthetase family protein, whose translation MTSDATAPTDLAVVDAALVSFVQHQRTRLDPLGPPLADLVDAAAAYVSGGKRLRPAFCLAGWRVATATPDDTPVPEAVAVAAGSLEWLQGSALVHDDLMDGSDTRRGRPSVHRDFEQRHRREAMVGDPAGFGAATAVLMGDLMLSWCDEMLRSAGHRPGPFTGADGAARLARAFEVLDVCKTEVVAGQFLDVVNQTRPESSAAEAMLVVRYKAAKYTVERPLHLGATLGGGDQALMAGLSAVALPLGEAFQLRDDVLGVFGDPAVTGKPSGDDLREGKRTLLVARTAELGGEPARAVLRDALGTDDGVPRIRDLIASSGALASVEHEIDRLVVAARTALLELPTGGRSTLEPLLARATDRTR comes from the coding sequence GTGACCTCCGACGCCACGGCCCCGACCGACCTCGCGGTCGTCGACGCGGCGCTGGTCTCGTTCGTGCAGCACCAGAGGACGCGTCTCGACCCGCTCGGCCCGCCGTTGGCCGACCTCGTCGACGCCGCCGCCGCCTACGTGTCCGGGGGCAAGCGGCTGCGGCCGGCGTTCTGCCTGGCCGGGTGGCGCGTCGCCACAGCCACCCCCGACGACACCCCGGTGCCCGAGGCCGTCGCGGTCGCCGCGGGGTCCCTGGAGTGGCTGCAGGGCAGCGCGCTGGTGCACGACGACCTCATGGACGGTTCCGACACCCGGCGCGGACGGCCGAGCGTGCACCGTGACTTCGAACAACGGCACCGACGCGAGGCGATGGTCGGCGATCCGGCCGGCTTCGGCGCCGCCACCGCGGTGCTGATGGGCGACCTGATGCTCTCGTGGTGCGACGAGATGCTCCGCAGCGCCGGCCACCGCCCGGGGCCGTTCACGGGTGCCGACGGGGCCGCTCGCCTGGCCCGCGCCTTCGAGGTGCTCGACGTGTGCAAGACCGAGGTCGTCGCCGGGCAGTTCCTGGACGTCGTCAACCAGACGCGCCCGGAGTCCTCGGCCGCCGAGGCGATGCTCGTGGTCCGGTACAAGGCGGCCAAGTACACCGTGGAGCGGCCCCTCCACCTCGGCGCGACCCTCGGCGGCGGCGACCAGGCGTTGATGGCCGGGCTCTCGGCCGTCGCGCTCCCCCTCGGCGAGGCGTTCCAGCTGCGCGACGACGTGCTGGGAGTGTTCGGCGACCCGGCCGTGACCGGCAAACCCAGCGGTGACGACCTGCGGGAGGGCAAACGGACCCTCCTGGTGGCACGGACCGCGGAGCTCGGCGGCGAGCCGGCCCGGGCGGTCCTGCGGGACGCTCTGGGCACCGACGACGGCGTCCCCCGGATCCGCGACCTGATCGCCTCCAGCGGAGCCCTGGCGTCGGTGGAGCACGAGATCGACCGCCTCGTCGTCGCCGCCCGGACGGCGCTCCTCGAGCTCCCCACAGGCGGCCGTTCGACCCTCGAACCGCTCCTCGCGCGGGCGACGGACCGGACCCGCTGA
- the pknB gene encoding Stk1 family PASTA domain-containing Ser/Thr kinase has translation MGDEALVGRVLDGRYLITERIARGGMASVFLAEDQRLDRQVAVKVMHRGLGDAAVFTERFRSEAKAAAKLNHRNVVAVFDQGSDGDITYLVMEFVPGRTLRDVMRTEAPMPSLRALDLVEQVLIALSAAHEAHLVHRDVKPENVLITPDGEVKVADFGLARAVSTATTATGNALIGTVSYLAPEIVVNAGTDARSDVYAVGAMTYEMLTGVKPHQGDSPIQVAYKHVHEDIGPPSDLRPGLPDYVDALVARATARDRDQRSADARVLLQQLRRVQLALRQGVDDDAELAADLRPSGPGVPLTAGADEITAAVGGAGEDEQTVTVTGGSPSTEHTAVLGGAAVAAAAPPATPATAVDTPPRTPADRQRRRGRRLLVAVVVLTLLAGGLGYYYGVGRFVDTPALVNLTEQQAIAEAEQAGFTLEVTDREFSETVPLGSVISTDPAAGERILPESTISAVVSSGPERYAVPDLTGRTLDEARALLAEANLELGAVTETFDQEVPEGQIISLQGVAVGDLVKKETTVDVLVSQGREPLEVTDFTGSTEAEATQGLQDIGFEVGVERQFSDDVAEGVVISQSPASGTVLRGDTVTIVVSQGPELFEVPNVVGQRRNDAEAALEAAGFEVDVIGRGNFTVLGQFPGAGSMQERGATVSITGL, from the coding sequence ATGGGCGACGAAGCCCTCGTGGGTCGCGTCCTCGACGGTCGGTACCTGATCACCGAACGCATCGCCCGCGGCGGCATGGCCAGTGTGTTCCTCGCCGAGGACCAGAGACTCGACCGGCAGGTCGCGGTCAAGGTAATGCACCGGGGTCTCGGCGACGCGGCCGTCTTCACCGAGCGGTTCCGCAGCGAGGCGAAGGCGGCGGCCAAGCTGAACCACCGCAACGTCGTGGCGGTCTTCGACCAGGGCAGCGACGGCGACATCACGTACCTCGTGATGGAGTTCGTCCCCGGCCGTACGCTGCGCGACGTCATGCGCACCGAGGCGCCGATGCCGTCGCTGCGTGCGCTCGACCTGGTCGAGCAGGTGCTGATCGCCCTCTCCGCCGCGCACGAGGCGCACCTGGTGCACCGAGACGTCAAGCCCGAGAACGTGCTGATCACTCCCGACGGAGAGGTCAAGGTCGCCGACTTCGGGCTCGCGCGGGCCGTCAGCACCGCCACCACCGCCACCGGCAACGCCCTCATCGGCACCGTGTCGTACTTGGCGCCGGAGATCGTGGTCAACGCCGGCACCGACGCCCGCTCCGACGTCTACGCCGTCGGCGCGATGACCTACGAGATGCTCACCGGGGTCAAGCCGCACCAGGGTGACAGCCCGATCCAGGTCGCCTACAAGCACGTGCACGAGGACATCGGACCGCCGTCGGACCTCCGACCCGGCCTGCCCGACTACGTCGACGCCCTCGTGGCCCGGGCCACGGCCCGCGATCGCGACCAGCGCTCGGCGGACGCCCGCGTGCTGCTGCAGCAGCTGCGCCGGGTACAGCTGGCCCTGCGGCAGGGTGTCGACGACGACGCCGAGCTGGCCGCCGACCTGCGACCCTCCGGGCCCGGGGTGCCGCTGACCGCCGGCGCCGACGAGATCACCGCCGCCGTCGGCGGAGCCGGCGAGGACGAGCAGACCGTGACCGTGACCGGCGGGTCGCCGTCCACCGAACACACCGCGGTGCTCGGCGGAGCCGCCGTGGCGGCCGCGGCTCCCCCCGCGACTCCCGCGACCGCAGTCGACACCCCTCCCCGCACCCCCGCCGACCGGCAACGCCGACGGGGCCGCCGGTTGCTCGTGGCCGTCGTCGTGCTGACCCTGCTGGCGGGCGGACTCGGCTACTACTACGGCGTGGGGCGGTTCGTCGACACGCCTGCCCTGGTCAACCTGACCGAGCAGCAGGCGATCGCCGAGGCCGAGCAGGCCGGGTTCACGCTCGAGGTGACCGACCGCGAGTTCTCCGAGACCGTTCCCCTCGGCAGCGTCATCTCCACCGACCCGGCAGCCGGCGAACGGATCCTGCCGGAGTCGACGATCTCAGCCGTGGTGTCGTCGGGACCCGAGCGGTACGCGGTGCCCGACCTGACCGGTCGCACCCTCGACGAGGCCAGGGCGCTGCTGGCGGAGGCGAACCTCGAGCTCGGTGCCGTCACCGAGACCTTCGACCAGGAGGTGCCCGAGGGTCAGATCATCAGCCTGCAGGGTGTGGCCGTGGGTGACCTGGTGAAGAAGGAGACCACCGTCGACGTGCTGGTCAGCCAGGGGCGCGAGCCGCTCGAGGTGACCGACTTCACCGGCAGCACCGAGGCCGAGGCGACGCAGGGCCTGCAGGACATCGGCTTCGAGGTCGGTGTCGAGCGCCAGTTCAGCGACGACGTCGCGGAGGGCGTCGTCATCAGTCAGAGTCCGGCGAGCGGGACGGTGCTGCGGGGCGACACGGTCACGATCGTGGTCTCGCAGGGCCCCGAGCTGTTCGAGGTGCCGAACGTGGTCGGTCAGCGTCGCAACGACGCGGAGGCGGCGCTCGAGGCGGCGGGGTTCGAGGTCGACGTGATCGGTCGGGGCAACTTCACGGTCCTCGGCCAGTTCCCCGGGGCGGGCAGCATGCAGGAGCGCGGCGCGACCGTGAGCATCACGGGCCTGTAG
- a CDS encoding carboxymuconolactone decarboxylase family protein produces the protein MEHPTPRITPGTRRDLGLVNHVISIVAGRAIGGHRPNVFTTLGRQRRLFRAWLFYSAHLMPGGRLARTETELVILRVAATRGCEYESNHHRRIGRRVGLTAEQIAHADDPTWSGWDDRQRSLLVAAGHLVTDRGLDDATWADLRRHLDEAEAIEFLMLCGQYDSLATTLLTLRVQPEPSPR, from the coding sequence ATGGAGCACCCCACCCCGCGCATCACCCCTGGCACCCGACGCGATCTCGGTCTGGTGAACCACGTCATCAGCATCGTGGCCGGCCGCGCCATCGGCGGTCACCGACCGAACGTCTTCACCACCCTCGGCCGCCAGCGCCGGTTGTTCCGGGCCTGGTTGTTCTACAGCGCGCACCTGATGCCCGGGGGCCGCCTCGCCCGCACCGAGACCGAGCTGGTGATCCTGCGGGTCGCCGCGACCCGTGGGTGCGAGTACGAGAGCAACCACCACCGCCGGATCGGCCGTCGGGTGGGCCTGACCGCCGAGCAGATCGCCCACGCCGACGACCCGACCTGGTCGGGGTGGGACGACCGGCAGCGCAGCCTGCTCGTCGCCGCCGGCCACCTCGTCACGGACCGCGGACTCGACGACGCGACGTGGGCCGACCTGCGGCGCCACCTCGACGAGGCCGAGGCGATCGAGTTCCTCATGCTGTGCGGCCAGTACGACTCCCTCGCCACGACCCTCCTGACCCTGCGGGTCCAGCCCGAACCCTCGCCCCGGTGA